From the genome of Chania multitudinisentens RB-25, one region includes:
- a CDS encoding shikimate dehydrogenase — MNTNITFATSRPPLYQLALLGKDIQGSLSPQLYEQEARRQGLRCSYQLLDFAQRGWSAETLPDVLRSLETIGFTGCNVTHPFKQRIIPYLDQLSPQAKAIGAVNTVLFRDGQRIGHNTDCAGFITHFQRNLAEANIERVLQIGAGGAGSACAYGLLEYGVNHLALYDRDTANSEALYHQLIQHFDPARISIAHHPQQALANSSGLVQATPIGMSGYPGMPIDIGWLAPHQWVADVIYVPRETELVLQARAKGCRAIGGDGMVVFQAAQAFELYTGLPPDREHMLEIFQQACIPSA; from the coding sequence ATGAATACCAACATCACTTTTGCAACATCGCGTCCACCGCTCTATCAGCTGGCCCTGTTGGGTAAAGATATCCAAGGTTCACTTTCCCCCCAGTTGTATGAGCAAGAAGCGCGCCGCCAGGGTTTACGTTGCAGTTACCAGCTATTGGATTTTGCCCAGCGTGGCTGGTCCGCAGAAACCTTGCCAGACGTGTTACGCAGCCTGGAGACCATCGGCTTTACCGGCTGTAACGTGACGCATCCATTCAAACAACGCATTATTCCCTACCTGGATCAGCTCTCGCCGCAGGCAAAAGCCATTGGTGCGGTCAACACCGTACTGTTTCGCGACGGGCAACGTATTGGCCATAACACTGACTGCGCTGGCTTTATCACTCATTTTCAGCGCAACCTGGCAGAGGCCAATATTGAGCGGGTGTTACAGATCGGAGCAGGTGGAGCCGGGAGTGCCTGCGCCTATGGCCTGCTGGAATATGGCGTAAACCATCTGGCACTCTATGATCGCGACACAGCTAACAGCGAAGCGCTGTATCACCAGTTGATACAGCACTTTGATCCCGCCCGCATCAGCATTGCCCATCATCCGCAACAAGCGCTGGCCAACAGTAGCGGCTTGGTCCAGGCCACACCGATTGGCATGAGCGGTTACCCAGGTATGCCCATTGATATCGGCTGGTTAGCGCCACACCAATGGGTCGCCGATGTGATTTACGTTCCCCGGGAAACCGAATTGGTCTTGCAGGCACGTGCGAAAGGCTGCCGAGCCATTGGGGGAGATGGCATGGTGGTATTTCAAGCCGCCCAGGCATTTGAGCTTTACACCGGCCTGCCACCGGATCGCGAACATATGCTGGAGATTTTCCAACAGGCTTGCATTCCCAGTGCCTGA
- a CDS encoding MFS transporter — MAANEIDVRELINQRPLGRFQKLIILLGFIVIALDGFDITLMGFIAPELKVEWGVDNHQLGWVISAALVGLTLGALLSGPLADRLGRRVIIINSVFFFGIWTVITAFSQNIEQMIFFRFMTGLGMGAAMPNVGTLISEYAPEKKRSFIITVVFCGFTFGAAIGGFAASWLIPRFGWHSLLLLGGILPLLSVPLLLLKLPESVRFLVTKRASVHRIGKIVEKLVPGSTHSKTRFTLPPLVGEGKGAVRIVLSRDYRFGSVMLWIGYFMALFLVYLLGSWLPTLVKEIGLSVAQAAVITALYQAGGTFGSLFAGWMMDRVNPHRALGVIYLAGAAFTLSIGLVSHSEVLLGVLAFGCGFCLNGANTGMNALSAGYYPTEARATGSSWMHGIGRTGAILSAFAGAQMLALGWEFTQVFAIIAIPALITACAIFAKGIWGYNRQLAAAPQKIGQQSTVA, encoded by the coding sequence ATGGCTGCAAACGAGATAGATGTGAGAGAACTGATTAATCAACGCCCACTGGGGCGCTTTCAAAAGCTGATTATCCTGTTGGGGTTCATTGTGATTGCCTTGGATGGATTCGATATCACGCTGATGGGGTTTATTGCGCCGGAACTGAAAGTGGAATGGGGGGTAGACAACCACCAACTGGGTTGGGTGATCAGCGCCGCGCTGGTTGGGTTAACGTTAGGCGCGCTGCTCTCTGGCCCGCTGGCAGATCGCTTGGGCCGCCGGGTGATTATCATCAACAGCGTCTTTTTCTTTGGCATATGGACCGTTATCACGGCTTTCTCGCAGAATATCGAACAGATGATATTTTTCCGTTTTATGACCGGGTTGGGCATGGGCGCCGCAATGCCGAATGTCGGGACACTGATCTCTGAATATGCGCCTGAGAAAAAACGTTCATTCATCATTACCGTGGTGTTCTGTGGTTTCACCTTCGGGGCAGCCATCGGTGGATTCGCCGCTTCTTGGTTGATTCCGCGCTTTGGCTGGCACTCTTTGCTGCTGTTAGGCGGTATTTTGCCGTTGTTGAGCGTACCGCTGTTATTGTTGAAATTACCTGAATCGGTACGATTCCTGGTGACCAAACGTGCCAGCGTACACCGTATTGGCAAAATCGTTGAAAAACTGGTGCCGGGCAGCACTCACTCAAAAACCCGTTTTACTTTGCCGCCGTTGGTGGGTGAGGGGAAAGGGGCCGTGCGGATTGTGTTATCGCGTGATTACCGCTTTGGCAGCGTCATGTTGTGGATCGGCTATTTTATGGCGCTGTTCCTGGTCTATTTGCTGGGTAGTTGGCTGCCAACTTTGGTGAAAGAGATCGGTCTTAGCGTAGCGCAGGCGGCGGTGATCACGGCGCTGTATCAGGCCGGTGGCACCTTTGGCTCCCTATTTGCGGGCTGGATGATGGATCGGGTCAACCCGCATCGGGCATTAGGCGTGATTTACCTGGCGGGCGCAGCTTTTACTCTGTCCATTGGCCTGGTTTCGCACAGTGAGGTGTTGTTAGGGGTACTGGCTTTTGGCTGTGGTTTTTGCCTTAACGGTGCCAATACGGGTATGAATGCGCTTTCTGCTGGCTATTACCCCACTGAAGCACGCGCCACCGGCTCCAGTTGGATGCACGGAATTGGCCGCACGGGGGCTATCCTGAGCGCTTTTGCAGGGGCGCAAATGTTGGCGCTGGGGTGGGAGTTTACCCAGGTGTTCGCCATTATCGCTATTCCGGCATTGATCACCGCTTGTGCCATCTTCGCCAAAGGGATCTGGGGATATAATCGGCAGTTGGCAGCGGCCCCCCAAAAGATTGGGCAGCAATCAACGGTTGCATGA